A stretch of Geoalkalibacter sp. DNA encodes these proteins:
- a CDS encoding sodium:solute symporter family protein, with protein MSPLLLGVVVAGYLLILAGLAYKAWRETHTGSDYLVAGRQSHPFVMAMSYGATFVSTSAIIGFGGAAAVFGMGLLWLTFLTIFVGIFVAFVFFGRRTRVMGANLNAHTFPEFIGLRFQSRGLQGAAGLLIFAAMPLYAAVVLMGGGKFISQILAVDYQMALLVLTLIVAVYVVMGGLKGVMYTDAFQGSIMFAGMVTLLVFTYYRLGGVTQAHERLTGMKELAVSMFGAKGHTGWTSFPAFMSEYWLVVVTTIILGVGIGVLAQPQLIVRFMTVRSDRELNRAVLIGGVFILVAVGVAFIVGPLANVFFYYENPATQGQIALLAAGKQVDAIIPLYIGQAMPQWFAAIFMVTMLSAAMSTLSSQFHTMGTSLGRDLYEGALGRKGNSLLINKVAVFSAIVLSYALASALPVFFEGGTAIIAHGTAIFFGICAAAFLPMYFGAIYFRGMTRAGAWAGFAAGTLASLFWIFFVHIKESKSLMLCKALFGVDSLAGETLWTVVDPLVVALPLSILATVVGNLYGAKIPVRHLAHCFRGIARPARRAPVNASLPLTGGVPAAD; from the coding sequence ATGAGTCCGTTGCTGCTCGGCGTGGTCGTCGCCGGTTATCTGCTGATCCTGGCCGGTCTGGCCTACAAGGCCTGGCGCGAAACCCACACGGGGTCCGATTATCTGGTGGCGGGCCGCCAGAGCCATCCCTTCGTGATGGCCATGTCCTACGGCGCGACCTTCGTCAGTACCTCGGCCATCATCGGTTTCGGCGGGGCGGCGGCGGTGTTCGGCATGGGCCTGCTGTGGCTGACCTTTCTCACCATTTTCGTCGGCATCTTCGTCGCCTTCGTGTTCTTCGGGCGGCGCACGCGCGTCATGGGCGCCAATCTCAACGCCCACACCTTTCCCGAATTCATTGGCCTGCGCTTCCAGTCGCGCGGCCTGCAAGGCGCGGCGGGGCTGCTGATTTTCGCCGCCATGCCGCTTTATGCCGCAGTGGTGCTCATGGGCGGCGGCAAGTTCATCTCGCAGATTCTCGCGGTGGATTACCAGATGGCGCTGCTGGTGTTGACGCTCATCGTCGCGGTGTACGTGGTGATGGGCGGACTCAAGGGCGTCATGTACACCGACGCCTTTCAGGGCAGCATCATGTTCGCCGGCATGGTGACCCTGCTGGTCTTTACCTACTATCGACTGGGCGGGGTGACGCAGGCCCACGAGCGGCTCACCGGCATGAAGGAACTGGCCGTTTCCATGTTCGGCGCCAAGGGCCACACGGGCTGGACGTCCTTTCCGGCCTTCATGTCGGAATACTGGCTGGTGGTGGTGACCACCATCATTCTCGGCGTGGGCATCGGCGTGCTCGCCCAGCCGCAGCTCATCGTGCGCTTCATGACCGTCAGGAGCGACCGCGAACTCAACCGCGCGGTGCTCATCGGCGGGGTGTTCATCCTGGTGGCGGTGGGCGTGGCCTTCATTGTCGGGCCCCTGGCCAACGTGTTTTTCTATTACGAGAATCCGGCCACCCAGGGCCAGATAGCGCTGCTTGCCGCGGGCAAGCAGGTTGATGCCATCATCCCGCTGTATATTGGTCAGGCCATGCCCCAGTGGTTTGCCGCCATCTTCATGGTGACCATGCTCTCGGCGGCCATGAGTACCCTGAGTTCCCAGTTTCACACCATGGGCACCTCCCTGGGCCGTGACCTTTACGAGGGCGCCCTGGGGCGAAAGGGCAATTCCTTGCTGATCAACAAGGTCGCGGTGTTCTCCGCCATCGTCCTGAGCTATGCCCTGGCTTCGGCCCTGCCGGTGTTCTTCGAGGGCGGCACGGCGATCATCGCCCACGGCACGGCGATTTTCTTCGGCATCTGCGCGGCGGCGTTTTTGCCCATGTACTTCGGCGCCATCTATTTTCGCGGCATGACCCGCGCAGGCGCCTGGGCTGGTTTTGCCGCGGGCACCCTGGCGAGCCTGTTCTGGATCTTCTTCGTGCACATCAAGGAATCCAAGTCGCTGATGCTGTGCAAGGCGCTGTTCGGCGTGGATTCCTTGGCGGGCGAAACTCTTTGGACGGTGGTCGATCCCCTGGTGGTGGCCCTGCCTTTGTCGATCCTCGCCACGGTGGTCGGCAACCTCTACGGCGCAAAAATCCCCGTGCGCCATCTGGCCCACTGTTTTCGCGGCATCGCGCGCCCGGCGCGCCGCGCTCCGGTGAATGCATCCCTGCCCCTGACCGGCGGAGTGCCGGCCGCCGACTGA
- a CDS encoding symporter small accessory protein, with the protein MFGLEGIAVPLGFALCILSTLACVVYGVLNWNRGHCPEETRSRRARGEQKP; encoded by the coding sequence ATGTTCGGACTTGAAGGAATCGCCGTCCCCCTGGGGTTTGCCCTGTGCATTCTGAGCACCCTGGCCTGCGTGGTCTACGGGGTGCTCAACTGGAATCGCGGCCACTGCCCCGAGGAAACCCGCTCGCGCCGGGCGCGGGGAGAACAAAAGCCATGA
- a CDS encoding LysR family transcriptional regulator yields MELNQLKSFLTIARERNLTRAADQLNLSQSALSTQLKQLEGELGVSLFRRTARGMELSEHGGELLPLAEEVLDSARRLRRRAMELHQGVGESLSIGLNAAPDFLRVSAINRRLSLLHGDLNVIYHGSETLRTAELLRQGRLDLAFFYGNSADADIRHLLLAWIRICVVIPRRLAPDETTLTWEDVAALPWIWVANDSPLYAALLDKFERLRLQPNQAVTAADEFIVRALFLDGQGVAVMREDEARPLAAEGRARIWEQGWMTLPLSLAWLETNDGKKKIRAGREVIRHIWQSDLEGAGETPIHL; encoded by the coding sequence ATGGAACTCAATCAGCTCAAATCCTTCCTCACCATCGCCCGCGAACGCAACCTGACCCGCGCCGCCGACCAGCTCAATCTCAGCCAGTCGGCCCTCTCGACTCAGCTCAAGCAGCTCGAAGGGGAACTGGGCGTGAGCCTGTTTCGCCGCACCGCGCGCGGCATGGAGCTGAGCGAGCATGGCGGCGAACTGCTCCCCCTCGCCGAAGAGGTGCTCGACAGCGCGCGCCGCTTGCGCCGTCGCGCCATGGAACTGCACCAGGGGGTGGGCGAATCCCTGAGCATCGGCCTCAACGCCGCGCCGGACTTTCTGCGGGTGAGCGCGATCAATCGCCGCCTATCCCTGCTGCACGGCGACCTCAACGTCATCTATCACGGCAGCGAAACCCTGCGCACCGCCGAACTGCTGCGCCAGGGGCGTCTTGATCTTGCGTTTTTCTACGGCAACTCCGCCGACGCCGACATCCGTCATTTGCTGCTGGCGTGGATCCGCATCTGCGTGGTCATCCCGCGCCGCCTGGCGCCGGATGAAACGACTCTCACCTGGGAGGACGTGGCCGCCCTGCCCTGGATCTGGGTGGCCAACGACAGCCCCCTGTACGCCGCGCTCCTCGACAAGTTCGAACGCCTGCGCCTGCAACCCAACCAGGCGGTGACCGCGGCCGACGAGTTCATCGTGCGCGCCCTGTTTCTCGACGGCCAGGGCGTCGCCGTGATGCGCGAGGACGAGGCCCGTCCCCTGGCGGCCGAGGGGCGGGCGCGCATCTGGGAACAGGGCTGGATGACCCTCCCCCTGAGTCTGGCCTGGCTGGAAACGAATGACGGCAAGAAGAAAATCCGCGCCGGTCGCGAGGTCATCCGCCACATCTGGCAGAGTGATCTGGAGGGCGCGGGAGAGACGCCCATTCATTTGTGA
- the asd gene encoding aspartate-semialdehyde dehydrogenase, with amino-acid sequence MKVGLVGWRGMVGSVLLDRMREEDDFQGVEPVFFSTSQVGGPAPMGGGTLQNASDINKLKQLDVIITCQGGDYTKEVHPALRQAGWTGYWIDAASSLRMEKDAVIILDPVNRRVIDEALARGVKDFIGGNCTVSLMLMALGGLFRAGLVEWISTMTYQAASGAGAPNMRELLSQMGVLHGAVSDLLANPSSAILDIDQKVTEVLRGDSLPKKEFGFPLAGNLLPWIDREVEDGQSREEWKGFAETNKILGTSAPIPVDGICVRVGAMRCHSQALTIKLNKDVPIGDIEKLIANDNEWVELVPNTKADSLARLTPAYASGTLRVPIGRVRKMKMGPQYVSAFTCGDQLLWGAAEPLRRMLRILKVQG; translated from the coding sequence ATGAAAGTCGGATTGGTCGGATGGCGCGGCATGGTCGGCTCGGTTCTGCTCGACCGCATGCGCGAAGAAGATGATTTCCAGGGCGTCGAACCGGTCTTTTTCTCCACCTCCCAGGTCGGCGGGCCCGCGCCCATGGGCGGCGGCACCCTGCAGAACGCCTCGGATATCAATAAATTGAAACAGCTCGACGTGATCATCACCTGCCAGGGCGGCGACTACACCAAGGAAGTGCATCCGGCCCTGCGTCAGGCAGGCTGGACGGGCTACTGGATCGACGCCGCCTCCTCCCTGCGCATGGAGAAGGACGCCGTCATCATTCTCGACCCGGTCAACCGCCGCGTCATCGACGAGGCCCTGGCGCGCGGCGTCAAGGACTTCATCGGCGGCAACTGCACCGTGAGCCTCATGCTCATGGCCCTGGGCGGGCTGTTTCGCGCCGGACTGGTGGAGTGGATCAGCACCATGACCTATCAGGCGGCCTCGGGCGCCGGCGCGCCCAACATGCGCGAACTGCTCAGCCAGATGGGCGTGCTGCACGGTGCGGTGAGCGATCTGCTCGCCAACCCCTCCTCGGCGATCCTCGACATCGACCAGAAAGTCACGGAAGTCCTGCGCGGCGACAGCCTGCCGAAAAAAGAATTTGGCTTCCCCCTGGCCGGCAACCTGCTGCCCTGGATCGACCGCGAGGTGGAAGACGGCCAGAGCCGCGAGGAATGGAAGGGTTTTGCCGAAACCAACAAGATTCTCGGCACCAGCGCGCCGATTCCCGTCGACGGCATCTGCGTGCGCGTCGGCGCCATGCGCTGCCACAGCCAGGCGCTGACCATCAAGCTCAACAAGGACGTGCCCATCGGCGACATCGAAAAGCTCATCGCCAACGACAACGAGTGGGTGGAGCTGGTGCCCAACACCAAGGCCGACTCCCTGGCCCGCCTCACGCCGGCCTACGCTTCGGGCACCCTGCGCGTGCCCATCGGCCGCGTGCGCAAGATGAAGATGGGCCCGCAGTACGTCTCGGCCTTCACCTGCGGCGACCAGCTGTTGTGGGGCGCCGCCGAGCCCCTGCGCCGCATGCTGCGCATCCTCAAGGTGCAGGGCTAG
- a CDS encoding AbrB/MazE/SpoVT family DNA-binding domain-containing protein: MSLATLRLKGQVTIPADVRQRLGLQAGDRIEFVQVESSEYVIKPAVEDVRSLKGLLRKPANPISIEDMSATVRRVCVLEK, translated from the coding sequence ATGTCACTCGCAACCCTTAGGTTGAAAGGCCAGGTCACCATCCCCGCCGATGTTCGGCAGCGACTAGGCTTGCAAGCCGGGGACCGGATAGAGTTCGTTCAAGTTGAATCCAGTGAATATGTCATCAAGCCTGCCGTTGAAGATGTCCGCTCGCTTAAGGGTTTGCTGCGAAAACCGGCAAATCCTATTAGCATCGAGGATATGAGCGCTACCGTGCGCAGGGTTTGTGTGTTGGAGAAATAG
- a CDS encoding ABC-F family ATP-binding cassette domain-containing protein, with translation MIHLTNISKQHGNQVLFQNASLQILPGSRSGLVGANGAGKTTIFRLITGEEQVDSGEISCAKKTVIGYFSQDVGEMAGRSALAEVMAASAKTMALGAEIQAMEAAMCEPMSDDALADLLARYGDAQEEFEQRGGYDLESRAQAVLTGLGIGPDAYLRPVESFSGGWKMRIALARILTLNPDVLLLDEPTNHLDVESIIWLENWLSTEFKGALLMTSHDREFMNRIVTRIIEVANRTVTTYGGNYDFYLREREIRREQLLASYQRQQEMLAKEEEFIARFAARASHAAQVQSRVKKLEKIERIELPPEQRTIRFAFGEPPRSGDDVVKIENLAKVWPLPEGGEHPVFSGVSGLIRRGEKIAVVGVNGAGKSTFLKVLAGATEPSAGSAVIGANVHLGYFSQHALDVLDPKKTVFETVQDAMPQSNIGVIRNLCAAFLFSGDAVDKRIDKLSGGEKSRLVLATLLARPLNFLILDEPTNHLDIQSREILLDALKNFAGTVVLVSHDRHFLRSLVNRVCEIDHGEMRVYEGDYEYYLHKTGREVRAA, from the coding sequence ATGATTCATCTCACCAACATCAGCAAGCAGCACGGCAATCAGGTGCTCTTTCAAAACGCCAGCCTGCAGATTCTGCCCGGCAGCCGCAGCGGCCTGGTCGGCGCCAACGGCGCGGGCAAGACCACCATTTTTCGTCTCATCACCGGCGAGGAGCAGGTCGACAGCGGTGAGATCAGCTGCGCGAAGAAAACCGTCATCGGCTATTTCTCCCAGGATGTGGGCGAAATGGCCGGGCGTTCGGCCCTTGCCGAGGTGATGGCCGCCTCCGCGAAAACCATGGCCCTGGGCGCTGAGATTCAGGCCATGGAGGCCGCCATGTGCGAGCCCATGAGCGATGATGCCCTGGCCGATCTGTTGGCGCGCTACGGCGATGCCCAGGAGGAATTCGAACAGCGCGGCGGTTACGATCTGGAGAGCCGCGCCCAGGCGGTGCTCACCGGTCTGGGCATCGGTCCCGACGCCTACCTGCGTCCGGTGGAGAGTTTCAGCGGGGGCTGGAAGATGCGCATCGCCCTAGCGCGCATCCTGACCCTCAATCCCGACGTGCTGCTGCTCGACGAACCGACCAACCACCTGGATGTGGAGTCCATCATCTGGCTGGAGAACTGGCTGTCCACCGAATTCAAGGGCGCGCTGCTCATGACCAGCCATGATCGCGAGTTCATGAACCGCATCGTCACGCGCATCATCGAGGTCGCCAACCGCACCGTGACCACCTACGGCGGCAACTACGACTTCTACCTGCGCGAGCGCGAGATCCGCCGCGAACAACTGCTCGCCAGCTATCAGCGCCAACAGGAAATGCTCGCCAAGGAGGAGGAATTCATCGCGCGTTTCGCCGCGCGCGCCTCCCATGCCGCCCAGGTGCAGTCGCGGGTGAAAAAGCTCGAAAAGATCGAACGCATCGAACTGCCGCCCGAGCAGCGCACCATCCGTTTTGCCTTCGGCGAGCCGCCGCGCAGCGGCGACGACGTGGTCAAAATCGAAAACCTCGCCAAAGTCTGGCCGCTGCCCGAGGGCGGAGAGCATCCGGTCTTCAGCGGCGTGTCGGGACTCATCCGGCGCGGTGAGAAAATCGCCGTGGTCGGGGTCAATGGCGCGGGTAAATCCACCTTCCTCAAAGTGCTGGCCGGCGCCACGGAACCCAGCGCCGGAAGTGCGGTGATCGGCGCCAACGTCCACTTGGGCTATTTCAGCCAGCACGCCCTGGATGTCCTCGATCCGAAAAAGACCGTGTTCGAGACGGTGCAGGACGCCATGCCCCAATCCAACATCGGCGTGATCCGCAACCTGTGCGCCGCCTTCTTGTTTTCCGGCGACGCCGTGGACAAGCGCATCGACAAACTCTCCGGCGGCGAGAAAAGCCGCCTGGTGCTTGCCACCCTGCTGGCGCGTCCCCTCAACTTCCTGATTCTCGACGAACCCACCAACCACCTCGACATTCAGTCGCGCGAGATCCTGCTCGATGCCCTGAAAAACTTCGCCGGCACCGTGGTGCTGGTCAGCCACGACCGCCACTTCCTGCGCTCCCTGGTCAACCGCGTGTGCGAAATCGACCACGGCGAGATGCGCGTCTACGAAGGCGATTACGAATATTATCTGCACAAGACCGGCCGCGAGGTGCGCGCGGCGTGA
- a CDS encoding DEAD/DEAH box helicase yields the protein MSFTTFSFHPQVAAGVQAAGYTTPTPIQTQAIPPVMQGRDVMGLAQTGTGKTAAFALPILHRLSQGNRSQVRALVIAPTRELAEQINDNFLTLGRQTRLRSLTVYGGVGIHPQISKLKQGVEIVVACPGRLLDHLDQGTIDLSHLEVLVLDEADQMFDMGFFPAIRRILKQLPTKRQTLLFSATMPAEIRHLAQDILRDPVTVQVGSVAPAATVSHALYPVAQHLKTPLLLELLRHTDTESVLVFTRTKHRAKRLGEQLGKAGYRAASLQGNLSQNKRQAALDGFRDGSFQILVATDIAARGIDVSQVSHVVNYDIPDTPEAYIHRIGRTGRAARSGDAFTLVTDEDVAMIRAIERTLGKAVERRTVAAFDYAVAAPAKDQEFARPPRQAMPRRPAKPAARNRSGDAAKLSGSEQKRQKSDGAGHGEAAPLATSRRRRRSRNGRAQAQTGGN from the coding sequence ATGAGTTTCACCACGTTTTCGTTTCACCCCCAGGTCGCCGCCGGAGTTCAGGCGGCCGGCTACACCACCCCCACGCCGATTCAGACACAAGCCATTCCTCCGGTCATGCAGGGCCGCGATGTCATGGGCCTGGCCCAGACCGGCACCGGCAAGACCGCCGCGTTTGCCCTGCCCATTCTGCATCGTCTCAGCCAGGGCAACCGCAGCCAGGTTCGCGCCCTGGTGATTGCCCCGACCCGTGAGTTGGCCGAGCAGATCAACGACAATTTCCTCACCCTGGGGCGCCAGACGCGTCTGCGCAGCCTGACCGTGTACGGCGGCGTCGGCATCCATCCGCAAATCAGCAAGCTCAAGCAGGGCGTCGAGATCGTCGTGGCCTGTCCCGGTCGCCTGCTCGACCACCTGGATCAAGGCACCATCGACCTGTCGCACCTTGAGGTGCTGGTGCTCGATGAAGCCGATCAGATGTTCGACATGGGCTTTTTCCCGGCGATCCGCCGCATTCTCAAGCAATTGCCGACCAAGCGCCAGACCCTGCTGTTCTCGGCGACCATGCCCGCGGAAATCCGCCATCTGGCCCAGGATATCCTGCGCGACCCGGTGACGGTACAGGTCGGCAGCGTCGCACCGGCGGCCACCGTCAGCCATGCCCTCTACCCCGTGGCCCAGCACCTCAAGACCCCGCTGCTGCTCGAACTGCTGCGTCACACCGATACCGAGTCGGTGCTGGTGTTCACGCGCACCAAGCACCGCGCCAAGCGCCTCGGCGAGCAGTTGGGCAAGGCCGGCTACCGCGCCGCCTCCCTGCAGGGCAACCTCTCGCAGAACAAGCGGCAGGCGGCACTGGACGGCTTTCGCGACGGCAGTTTCCAGATCCTGGTGGCGACGGATATCGCCGCGCGCGGCATCGACGTCAGTCAGGTTTCCCACGTGGTCAATTACGATATCCCCGATACGCCCGAGGCCTATATTCACCGCATCGGCCGCACCGGACGCGCCGCGCGCAGCGGCGACGCCTTTACCCTGGTGACGGACGAAGATGTGGCGATGATTCGCGCCATCGAGCGTACCCTGGGCAAGGCGGTGGAGCGGCGCACGGTGGCCGCCTTCGATTACGCCGTGGCCGCACCCGCCAAGGATCAGGAGTTTGCCCGGCCGCCGCGCCAGGCGATGCCCCGGCGCCCGGCCAAACCCGCCGCCAGAAATCGCTCGGGTGACGCCGCGAAACTCTCCGGCAGCGAGCAGAAGCGGCAGAAATCCGATGGTGCCGGTCACGGCGAGGCCGCGCCCCTGGCGACCAGCCGGCGACGGCGGCGCAGCCGCAACGGTCGTGCGCAGGCACAGACCGGCGGGAATTGA
- the carB gene encoding carbamoyl-phosphate synthase large subunit, translating to MPRRDDVKKVLIIGSGPIIIGQACEFDYSGTQACKALRKLGYRIVLVNSNPATIMTDPGMADATYIEPLNVASLTEIIKKERPDALLPNLGGQTALNLSSELARRGILDEYGVRVIGVNLDAIKRGEDRETFKQTMAGLGIETPRSEIATTLEQAMEIVGRIGLPVVIRPAYTMGGTGGGFAYNLEEFETIVSRGLAASPVSQVLIEESILGWEELELEVVRDAKNQKITVCFIENVDAVGVHTGDSFCTAPMLTIDPELQARLQDYAYRIVDAIEVIGGTNVQFAYDPQSDRVVVIEINPRTSRSSALASKATGFPIALVSAQLAAGLTLDEIPYWRDGTLDKYTPSGDYVVVKFARWAFEKFKGVHDKLGTQMRAVGEVMSIGKNYKEALHKAIRSLENGRYGLGFAKDFNKRSLSELLELLAEPSSERQFILYEALRKGADIDLLYRKTFIKPWFLQQMKELVELEEDILKHKGSLPPDALLIQAKKDGFADRYLAQILGVPEKAVRAKRTELGVVEAWEAVPVSGVENAAYYYSTYNAPDSVPVSSRKKILVLGGGPNRIGQGIEFDYCCVHTALALREAGYETIMVNCNPETVSTDYDTSDKLYFEPLTVEDVLSIYEKEKPEGVMVQFGGQTPLNIARELEEAGVRIIGTSPATIDLAEDRDQFNQIMAKLGIPQPESGMAATEAQALEIAARIGYPLIVRPSFVLGGRAMEVVHDEEMLREYLSKAVEISPERPILVDRFLQDAIEAEADAIADGRDAFVPAVMEHIELAGVHSGDSACVIPPVSIAPKHIATIEEYTRKIAVEMGVVGLMNIQYAIAGDRVYILEANPRASRTVPLVSKVCAIPMARIAVAAMLGKKLADQNLERREFTHFGVKEAVFPFSMFPEVDPVLGPEMRSTGEVLGLAGSYGLAYFKAQEAANAMLPLEGTVLITVAEHDKAGALEAARLFTELGFNIRATSGTQAFLAARGIAAEAIQKLHEGRPNIADAIKNGEIQLVVNTPIGKQSIYNDAYIRKAAIRYKIPYITTTAAAIAAAKGIAARRRGQEAVLSLQDYHAAIR from the coding sequence ATGCCGCGACGCGACGACGTGAAAAAAGTTCTCATTATCGGCTCCGGCCCGATCATCATCGGCCAGGCCTGCGAATTCGATTACTCCGGCACCCAGGCCTGCAAGGCGCTGCGCAAGTTGGGCTACCGCATCGTGCTGGTCAACTCCAACCCGGCCACCATCATGACCGATCCCGGCATGGCCGACGCCACTTACATCGAGCCCCTCAACGTGGCCAGCCTCACCGAAATCATCAAAAAAGAGCGCCCCGACGCCCTGCTGCCCAACCTGGGCGGCCAGACGGCGCTCAACCTGTCCAGCGAACTGGCGCGGCGCGGCATCCTCGATGAATACGGAGTGCGGGTGATCGGCGTCAACCTCGACGCCATCAAGCGTGGCGAGGACCGCGAAACCTTCAAGCAGACCATGGCCGGGCTGGGCATCGAGACGCCGCGCAGCGAGATCGCCACGACTCTGGAACAGGCCATGGAGATCGTCGGGCGCATCGGTCTGCCGGTGGTGATCCGCCCCGCCTACACCATGGGCGGCACCGGCGGCGGCTTTGCCTACAATCTGGAGGAGTTTGAAACCATCGTCAGTCGCGGCCTGGCGGCGAGTCCCGTGAGCCAGGTGCTCATCGAGGAGTCGATTCTCGGCTGGGAAGAACTCGAACTCGAGGTGGTGCGCGACGCCAAGAACCAGAAGATCACCGTGTGCTTCATCGAGAACGTCGATGCCGTGGGCGTGCATACCGGCGACTCCTTCTGCACCGCGCCCATGCTCACCATCGATCCCGAGTTGCAGGCGCGCTTGCAGGATTATGCCTACCGCATCGTCGATGCCATCGAGGTGATCGGCGGCACCAACGTGCAGTTCGCCTACGACCCGCAAAGCGATCGGGTGGTGGTCATCGAGATCAATCCGCGTACCTCGCGCTCCTCGGCCCTGGCCTCCAAGGCCACGGGCTTTCCCATCGCCCTGGTCTCGGCGCAGCTGGCCGCGGGGCTGACGCTGGATGAAATTCCCTACTGGCGCGACGGCACCCTCGACAAATACACGCCCTCGGGCGATTACGTGGTGGTCAAGTTCGCGCGCTGGGCTTTCGAGAAATTCAAGGGCGTGCATGATAAGCTCGGCACCCAGATGCGCGCGGTGGGCGAGGTGATGAGCATCGGCAAGAATTACAAAGAGGCTCTGCACAAGGCGATCCGCTCCCTGGAGAACGGCCGCTATGGCCTCGGTTTTGCCAAGGATTTCAACAAGCGCTCTCTGTCCGAGCTGCTGGAACTGCTCGCCGAGCCCTCCAGCGAGCGCCAGTTCATTCTCTACGAGGCGCTGCGTAAGGGCGCCGATATCGATCTGCTGTACCGCAAGACCTTCATCAAGCCCTGGTTTCTCCAGCAGATGAAGGAGCTGGTGGAACTGGAGGAGGACATCCTCAAGCACAAAGGGAGCCTGCCTCCCGATGCCCTGCTGATCCAGGCGAAAAAGGACGGTTTCGCCGATCGCTACCTGGCGCAGATCCTCGGCGTGCCGGAAAAGGCGGTGCGCGCAAAGCGCACTGAGCTCGGCGTGGTCGAGGCCTGGGAGGCGGTGCCGGTGAGCGGTGTCGAAAACGCCGCCTACTATTACTCAACCTACAACGCACCCGACTCGGTGCCGGTGTCGAGCCGCAAGAAGATCCTGGTTCTCGGCGGCGGGCCCAACCGCATCGGCCAGGGCATCGAATTCGACTACTGCTGCGTGCACACCGCCCTGGCCCTGCGCGAGGCGGGTTACGAGACGATCATGGTCAACTGCAATCCCGAGACCGTCTCCACCGACTACGACACCTCGGACAAGCTCTATTTCGAGCCGCTGACCGTGGAGGATGTGCTCTCCATCTACGAGAAGGAAAAGCCCGAAGGCGTGATGGTGCAGTTCGGCGGGCAGACGCCCCTCAACATCGCCCGCGAACTTGAAGAGGCGGGCGTGCGCATCATCGGCACCAGCCCCGCGACCATCGATCTGGCCGAGGACCGCGATCAATTCAATCAGATCATGGCGAAATTGGGCATTCCCCAGCCCGAATCGGGCATGGCCGCCACCGAGGCGCAGGCCCTGGAGATCGCAGCGCGCATCGGCTATCCGCTCATCGTGCGGCCCTCTTTCGTGCTCGGCGGGCGCGCCATGGAGGTGGTGCACGACGAGGAGATGCTGCGCGAATATCTGAGCAAGGCGGTGGAGATCTCGCCCGAGCGGCCGATTCTCGTCGATCGCTTTTTACAGGACGCCATCGAGGCCGAAGCCGATGCCATCGCCGACGGGCGCGACGCCTTCGTGCCGGCGGTCATGGAGCATATCGAACTGGCCGGGGTGCACTCGGGAGATTCGGCCTGCGTGATTCCGCCGGTGAGCATCGCCCCCAAGCACATCGCCACCATCGAGGAATACACCCGCAAGATCGCCGTGGAAATGGGTGTCGTGGGATTGATGAACATCCAGTACGCCATCGCCGGGGACAGGGTCTACATCCTTGAGGCCAACCCCCGCGCCAGCCGCACCGTGCCCCTGGTCTCCAAGGTGTGCGCCATTCCCATGGCGCGCATCGCGGTGGCCGCCATGCTCGGGAAAAAGCTTGCCGACCAGAACCTCGAACGGCGCGAATTCACTCATTTCGGCGTCAAGGAAGCGGTCTTTCCCTTCAGCATGTTCCCCGAGGTCGATCCGGTGCTGGGACCCGAGATGCGCTCCACCGGAGAGGTCCTGGGGCTGGCCGGCAGCTACGGGCTGGCGTATTTCAAGGCCCAGGAGGCCGCCAACGCCATGCTGCCCCTGGAGGGCACGGTGCTCATCACCGTGGCCGAGCACGACAAGGCAGGGGCCTTGGAGGCGGCGCGCCTGTTTACGGAACTGGGCTTTAACATCCGTGCCACCAGCGGAACCCAGGCGTTTCTGGCCGCGCGCGGCATTGCCGCCGAGGCGATCCAAAAACTGCACGAGGGGCGGCCCAATATCGCCGATGCCATCAAGAACGGCGAAATTCAGCTGGTGGTCAACACCCCCATCGGCAAGCAAAGCATTTACAACGACGCCTACATCCGCAAGGCGGCCATCCGCTACAAGATTCCCTACATCACCACCACCGCCGCGGCCATCGCCGCCGCCAAGGGCATCGCGGCGCGCCGCCGGGGCCAGGAGGCGGTCTTGAGCCTGCAGGACTATCACGCGGCCATCCGCTGA